A single genomic interval of Pangasianodon hypophthalmus isolate fPanHyp1 chromosome 8, fPanHyp1.pri, whole genome shotgun sequence harbors:
- the mllt1a gene encoding protein ENL isoform X5 codes for MEDQCTVQVKLELGHRAQLRKKATSEGFTHDWMVFVRGPENSDIQHFVDKVIFRLHDSFPKPKRVCKEPPYKVEESGYAGFLMPIEVYFKNKEEPKKVLFNYDLFLNLEGNPPVNHLRCEKLTFNNPTRDFRKKLVRAGGIIVVPEGAELVSRPSPDYPMLPTIPLSAFSDPKKSKSSQGPKELTKDNSGISKAPKPHKLAKEHRERPRKDSESKSSSKGEPERDSGSSKGSREPSSFSSSSSSKKPEIKVKEESKPPPKAAFKEPKLTLKEPKMEGTSPKGGGPGGGGGGGGGGGGGGGGGGGGAGATESKSASKRPSNADSPKSSIKKPKKGGGESQKSTGGGVFPGTSPRVSSSSSSSSMAPASGFGEKKNSKQRGCWMKGKPETPEVKEQKKPPESDESNSDDELSSKSESAPSSPSNSSSSSESSSDSDFEPQQKQGQGPLRSMVEDMQSEESDEDDSSSDEETPVKNNPPNRDSRLSLDSESDSSDGPHRPSRDPPPPAPKHTSASNNNKVTGRKSPDPCLRQEKVMKKGYDKVGRAYTEELVDLHRRLMALRERNVLQQIVNLIEETGHFNVTNTTFDFDLFSLDESTVRKLQSYLEATAT; via the exons ATGGAGGATCAG tGCACAGTACAGGTGAAGCTGGAACTGGGCCACCGTGCTCAGCTGCGGAAGAAGGCCACGTCCGAAGGCTTCACACACGACTGGATGGTGTTCGTCCGAGGGCCGGAGAACAGCGACATCCAGCACTTTGTAGACAAAGTCATCTTCCGCCTGCACGACAGCTTCCCCAAGCCCAAGAGAG TGTGTAAGGAGCCTCCATATAAAGTAGAAGAGTCAGGATATGCAGGATTTCTAATGCCTATAGAAGTCTACTTTAAAAACAAG GAGGAGCCGAAGAAGGTTCTCTTTAACTACGACCTCTTCCTGAACCTGGAGGGCAACCCGCCTGTCAATCACCTGCGCTGTGAGAAACTCACCTTCAACAACCCGACCCGAGACTTCCGCAAGAAACTGGTCAGAGCtggagga ATCATCGTGGTGCCTGAGGGGGCGGAGCTGGTGTCCAGGCCGAGTCCAGACTACCCCATGCTTCCCACAATCCCTCTGTCTGCCTTCTCCGACCCCAAGAAGAGCAAAAGCTCCCAGGGGCCCAAG gaACTCACTAAAGATAACAGCGGCATTTCTAAAGCCCCCAAACCTCACAAGCTGGCCAAGGAGCACCGCGAGCGTCCACGGAAAGACTCCGAGAGCAAGAGCTCGTCTAAGGGAGAACCCGAACGAGACAGCGGCAGCAGCAAAGGCAGCCGCGAGCCTTCGTCgttctcctcatcctcctcttcaaAGAAGCCTGAGATCAAAGTAAAAGAAGAGAGCAAACCTCCGCCCAAAGCTGCTTTCAAAGAGCCCAAGCTGACGCTGAAGGAGCCCAAGATGGAAGGAACAAGTCCTAAAGGAGGTGGTCcgggtggaggaggaggaggaggaggtggaggaggaggaggaggaggaggaggaggtggaggagcgggAGCGACAGAGAGCAAATCAGCAAGCAAGCGCCCTTCCAATGCCGACTCGCCCAAATCCAGCATTAAGAAGCCCAAAAAGGGAGGCGGAGAAAGCCAGAAAAGTACAGGAGGCGGGGTTTTTCCAGGCACCTCCCCTCGCGTCtcatcatcctcttcctcctcctccatggCTCCAGCTTCGGGTTTTGGAGAGAAGAAGAACTCGAAGCAAAGAGGGTGCTGGATGAAGGGCAAACCCGAGACCCCGGAGGTCAAAGAGCAGAAGAAGCCGCCCGAGTCAGACGAGTCGAACTCTGACGACGAGCTCTCGTCCAAGTCTGAG TCGGCTCCCTCCAGTCCGTCGAACTCCAGCTCCAGTTCGGAGTCCAGCTCTGACTCAGACTTTGAGCCGCAACAGAAACAAGGCCAAG GACCTCTGCGCTCCATGGTGGAGGACATGCAGTCCGAGGAGTCTGACGAAGACGACAGCAGCTCGGATGAAGAGACGCCGGTGAAGAACAACCCCCCTAACCGTGACTCCAG GCTGAGTTTAGACAGCGAGAGTGACAGCAGCGATGGACCTCACCGACCCAGCCGAGACCCGCCTCCCCCTGCGCCCAAACACACCTCCGCCTCCAATAATAATAAG GTGACGGGGAGGAAAAGTCCCGACCCGTGCCTGAGGCAGGAGAAGGTTATGAAGAAGGGCTACGACAAGGTAGGAAGG gCTTACACAGAGGAGTTAGTGGACCTCCATCGCAGACTAATGGCACTGAGAGAGCGAAATGTcctacagcag ATCGTGAACCTGATCGAGGAAACGGGCCACTTCAACGTCACCAACACCACGTTCGACTTCGACCTGTTCTCGCTGGACGAGTCGACCGTGCGCAAACTGCAGAGCTACCTCGAGGCCACGGCCACGTGA
- the mllt1a gene encoding protein ENL isoform X6 → MEDQCTVQVKLELGHRAQLRKKATSEGFTHDWMVFVRGPENSDIQHFVDKVIFRLHDSFPKPKRVCKEPPYKVEESGYAGFLMPIEVYFKNKEEPKKVLFNYDLFLNLEGNPPVNHLRCEKLTFNNPTRDFRKKLVRAGGIIVVPEGAELVSRPSPDYPMLPTIPLSAFSDPKKSKSSQGPKELTKDNSGISKAPKPHKLAKEHRERPRKDSESKSSSKGEPERDSGSSKGSREPSSFSSSSSSKKPEIKVKEESKPPPKAAFKEPKLTLKEPKMEGTSPKGGGPGGGGGGGGGGGGGGGGGGGGAGATESKSASKRPSNADSPKSSIKKPKKGGGESQKSTGGGVFPGTSPRVSSSSSSSSMAPASGFGEKKNSKQRGCWMKGKPETPEVKEQKKPPESDESNSDDELSSKSESAPSSPSNSSSSSESSSDSDFEPQQKQGQGPLRSMVEDMQSEESDEDDSSSDEETPVKNNPPNRDSRLSLDSESDSSDGPHRPSRDPPPPAPKHTSASNNNKVTGRKSPDPCLRQEKVMKKGYDKAYTEELVDLHRRLMALRERNVLQQIVNLIEETGHFNVTNTTFDFDLFSLDESTVRKLQSYLEATAT, encoded by the exons ATGGAGGATCAG tGCACAGTACAGGTGAAGCTGGAACTGGGCCACCGTGCTCAGCTGCGGAAGAAGGCCACGTCCGAAGGCTTCACACACGACTGGATGGTGTTCGTCCGAGGGCCGGAGAACAGCGACATCCAGCACTTTGTAGACAAAGTCATCTTCCGCCTGCACGACAGCTTCCCCAAGCCCAAGAGAG TGTGTAAGGAGCCTCCATATAAAGTAGAAGAGTCAGGATATGCAGGATTTCTAATGCCTATAGAAGTCTACTTTAAAAACAAG GAGGAGCCGAAGAAGGTTCTCTTTAACTACGACCTCTTCCTGAACCTGGAGGGCAACCCGCCTGTCAATCACCTGCGCTGTGAGAAACTCACCTTCAACAACCCGACCCGAGACTTCCGCAAGAAACTGGTCAGAGCtggagga ATCATCGTGGTGCCTGAGGGGGCGGAGCTGGTGTCCAGGCCGAGTCCAGACTACCCCATGCTTCCCACAATCCCTCTGTCTGCCTTCTCCGACCCCAAGAAGAGCAAAAGCTCCCAGGGGCCCAAG gaACTCACTAAAGATAACAGCGGCATTTCTAAAGCCCCCAAACCTCACAAGCTGGCCAAGGAGCACCGCGAGCGTCCACGGAAAGACTCCGAGAGCAAGAGCTCGTCTAAGGGAGAACCCGAACGAGACAGCGGCAGCAGCAAAGGCAGCCGCGAGCCTTCGTCgttctcctcatcctcctcttcaaAGAAGCCTGAGATCAAAGTAAAAGAAGAGAGCAAACCTCCGCCCAAAGCTGCTTTCAAAGAGCCCAAGCTGACGCTGAAGGAGCCCAAGATGGAAGGAACAAGTCCTAAAGGAGGTGGTCcgggtggaggaggaggaggaggaggtggaggaggaggaggaggaggaggaggaggtggaggagcgggAGCGACAGAGAGCAAATCAGCAAGCAAGCGCCCTTCCAATGCCGACTCGCCCAAATCCAGCATTAAGAAGCCCAAAAAGGGAGGCGGAGAAAGCCAGAAAAGTACAGGAGGCGGGGTTTTTCCAGGCACCTCCCCTCGCGTCtcatcatcctcttcctcctcctccatggCTCCAGCTTCGGGTTTTGGAGAGAAGAAGAACTCGAAGCAAAGAGGGTGCTGGATGAAGGGCAAACCCGAGACCCCGGAGGTCAAAGAGCAGAAGAAGCCGCCCGAGTCAGACGAGTCGAACTCTGACGACGAGCTCTCGTCCAAGTCTGAG TCGGCTCCCTCCAGTCCGTCGAACTCCAGCTCCAGTTCGGAGTCCAGCTCTGACTCAGACTTTGAGCCGCAACAGAAACAAGGCCAAG GACCTCTGCGCTCCATGGTGGAGGACATGCAGTCCGAGGAGTCTGACGAAGACGACAGCAGCTCGGATGAAGAGACGCCGGTGAAGAACAACCCCCCTAACCGTGACTCCAG GCTGAGTTTAGACAGCGAGAGTGACAGCAGCGATGGACCTCACCGACCCAGCCGAGACCCGCCTCCCCCTGCGCCCAAACACACCTCCGCCTCCAATAATAATAAG GTGACGGGGAGGAAAAGTCCCGACCCGTGCCTGAGGCAGGAGAAGGTTATGAAGAAGGGCTACGACAAG gCTTACACAGAGGAGTTAGTGGACCTCCATCGCAGACTAATGGCACTGAGAGAGCGAAATGTcctacagcag ATCGTGAACCTGATCGAGGAAACGGGCCACTTCAACGTCACCAACACCACGTTCGACTTCGACCTGTTCTCGCTGGACGAGTCGACCGTGCGCAAACTGCAGAGCTACCTCGAGGCCACGGCCACGTGA
- the mllt1a gene encoding protein ENL isoform X3 translates to MEDQCTVQVKLELGHRAQLRKKATSEGFTHDWMVFVRGPENSDIQHFVDKVIFRLHDSFPKPKRVCKEPPYKVEESGYAGFLMPIEVYFKNKEEPKKVLFNYDLFLNLEGNPPVNHLRCEKLTFNNPTRDFRKKLVRAGGIIVVPEGAELVSRPSPDYPMLPTIPLSAFSDPKKSKSSQGPKELTKDNSGISKAPKPHKLAKEHRERPRKDSESKSSSKGEPERDSGSSKGSREPSSFSSSSSSKKPEIKVKEESKPPPKAAFKEPKLTLKEPKMEGTSPKGGGPGGGGGGGGGGGGGGGGGGGGAGATESKSASKRPSNADSPKSSIKKPKKGGGESQKSTGGGVFPGTSPRVSSSSSSSSMAPASGFGEKKNSKQRGCWMKGKPETPEVKEQKKPPESDESNSDDELSSKSEVRARSALQMQSAPSSPSNSSSSSESSSDSDFEPQQKQGQGPLRSMVEDMQSEESDEDDSSSDEETPVKNNPPNRDSRLSLDSESDSSDGPHRPSRDPPPPAPKHTSASNNNKVTGRKSPDPCLRQEKVMKKGYDKAYTEELVDLHRRLMALRERNVLQQIVNLIEETGHFNVTNTTFDFDLFSLDESTVRKLQSYLEATAT, encoded by the exons ATGGAGGATCAG tGCACAGTACAGGTGAAGCTGGAACTGGGCCACCGTGCTCAGCTGCGGAAGAAGGCCACGTCCGAAGGCTTCACACACGACTGGATGGTGTTCGTCCGAGGGCCGGAGAACAGCGACATCCAGCACTTTGTAGACAAAGTCATCTTCCGCCTGCACGACAGCTTCCCCAAGCCCAAGAGAG TGTGTAAGGAGCCTCCATATAAAGTAGAAGAGTCAGGATATGCAGGATTTCTAATGCCTATAGAAGTCTACTTTAAAAACAAG GAGGAGCCGAAGAAGGTTCTCTTTAACTACGACCTCTTCCTGAACCTGGAGGGCAACCCGCCTGTCAATCACCTGCGCTGTGAGAAACTCACCTTCAACAACCCGACCCGAGACTTCCGCAAGAAACTGGTCAGAGCtggagga ATCATCGTGGTGCCTGAGGGGGCGGAGCTGGTGTCCAGGCCGAGTCCAGACTACCCCATGCTTCCCACAATCCCTCTGTCTGCCTTCTCCGACCCCAAGAAGAGCAAAAGCTCCCAGGGGCCCAAG gaACTCACTAAAGATAACAGCGGCATTTCTAAAGCCCCCAAACCTCACAAGCTGGCCAAGGAGCACCGCGAGCGTCCACGGAAAGACTCCGAGAGCAAGAGCTCGTCTAAGGGAGAACCCGAACGAGACAGCGGCAGCAGCAAAGGCAGCCGCGAGCCTTCGTCgttctcctcatcctcctcttcaaAGAAGCCTGAGATCAAAGTAAAAGAAGAGAGCAAACCTCCGCCCAAAGCTGCTTTCAAAGAGCCCAAGCTGACGCTGAAGGAGCCCAAGATGGAAGGAACAAGTCCTAAAGGAGGTGGTCcgggtggaggaggaggaggaggaggtggaggaggaggaggaggaggaggaggaggtggaggagcgggAGCGACAGAGAGCAAATCAGCAAGCAAGCGCCCTTCCAATGCCGACTCGCCCAAATCCAGCATTAAGAAGCCCAAAAAGGGAGGCGGAGAAAGCCAGAAAAGTACAGGAGGCGGGGTTTTTCCAGGCACCTCCCCTCGCGTCtcatcatcctcttcctcctcctccatggCTCCAGCTTCGGGTTTTGGAGAGAAGAAGAACTCGAAGCAAAGAGGGTGCTGGATGAAGGGCAAACCCGAGACCCCGGAGGTCAAAGAGCAGAAGAAGCCGCCCGAGTCAGACGAGTCGAACTCTGACGACGAGCTCTCGTCCAAGTCTGAGGTCAGAGCGAGATCAGCGCTGCAGATG CAGTCGGCTCCCTCCAGTCCGTCGAACTCCAGCTCCAGTTCGGAGTCCAGCTCTGACTCAGACTTTGAGCCGCAACAGAAACAAGGCCAAG GACCTCTGCGCTCCATGGTGGAGGACATGCAGTCCGAGGAGTCTGACGAAGACGACAGCAGCTCGGATGAAGAGACGCCGGTGAAGAACAACCCCCCTAACCGTGACTCCAG GCTGAGTTTAGACAGCGAGAGTGACAGCAGCGATGGACCTCACCGACCCAGCCGAGACCCGCCTCCCCCTGCGCCCAAACACACCTCCGCCTCCAATAATAATAAG GTGACGGGGAGGAAAAGTCCCGACCCGTGCCTGAGGCAGGAGAAGGTTATGAAGAAGGGCTACGACAAG gCTTACACAGAGGAGTTAGTGGACCTCCATCGCAGACTAATGGCACTGAGAGAGCGAAATGTcctacagcag ATCGTGAACCTGATCGAGGAAACGGGCCACTTCAACGTCACCAACACCACGTTCGACTTCGACCTGTTCTCGCTGGACGAGTCGACCGTGCGCAAACTGCAGAGCTACCTCGAGGCCACGGCCACGTGA
- the mllt1a gene encoding protein ENL isoform X4, with protein MEDQCTVQVKLELGHRAQLRKKATSEGFTHDWMVFVRGPENSDIQHFVDKVIFRLHDSFPKPKRVCKEPPYKVEESGYAGFLMPIEVYFKNKEEPKKVLFNYDLFLNLEGNPPVNHLRCEKLTFNNPTRDFRKKLVRAGGIIVVPEGAELVSRPSPDYPMLPTIPLSAFSDPKKSKSSQGPKELTKDNSGISKAPKPHKLAKEHRERPRKDSESKSSSKGEPERDSGSSKGSREPSSFSSSSSSKKPEIKVKEESKPPPKAAFKEPKLTLKEPKMEGTSPKGGGPGGGGGGGGGGGGGGGGGGGGAGATESKSASKRPSNADSPKSSIKKPKKGGGESQKSTGGGVFPGTSPRVSSSSSSSSMAPASGFGEKKNSKQRGCWMKGKPETPEVKEQKKPPESDESNSDDELSSKSEQSAPSSPSNSSSSSESSSDSDFEPQQKQGQGPLRSMVEDMQSEESDEDDSSSDEETPVKNNPPNRDSRLSLDSESDSSDGPHRPSRDPPPPAPKHTSASNNNKVTGRKSPDPCLRQEKVMKKGYDKVGRAYTEELVDLHRRLMALRERNVLQQIVNLIEETGHFNVTNTTFDFDLFSLDESTVRKLQSYLEATAT; from the exons ATGGAGGATCAG tGCACAGTACAGGTGAAGCTGGAACTGGGCCACCGTGCTCAGCTGCGGAAGAAGGCCACGTCCGAAGGCTTCACACACGACTGGATGGTGTTCGTCCGAGGGCCGGAGAACAGCGACATCCAGCACTTTGTAGACAAAGTCATCTTCCGCCTGCACGACAGCTTCCCCAAGCCCAAGAGAG TGTGTAAGGAGCCTCCATATAAAGTAGAAGAGTCAGGATATGCAGGATTTCTAATGCCTATAGAAGTCTACTTTAAAAACAAG GAGGAGCCGAAGAAGGTTCTCTTTAACTACGACCTCTTCCTGAACCTGGAGGGCAACCCGCCTGTCAATCACCTGCGCTGTGAGAAACTCACCTTCAACAACCCGACCCGAGACTTCCGCAAGAAACTGGTCAGAGCtggagga ATCATCGTGGTGCCTGAGGGGGCGGAGCTGGTGTCCAGGCCGAGTCCAGACTACCCCATGCTTCCCACAATCCCTCTGTCTGCCTTCTCCGACCCCAAGAAGAGCAAAAGCTCCCAGGGGCCCAAG gaACTCACTAAAGATAACAGCGGCATTTCTAAAGCCCCCAAACCTCACAAGCTGGCCAAGGAGCACCGCGAGCGTCCACGGAAAGACTCCGAGAGCAAGAGCTCGTCTAAGGGAGAACCCGAACGAGACAGCGGCAGCAGCAAAGGCAGCCGCGAGCCTTCGTCgttctcctcatcctcctcttcaaAGAAGCCTGAGATCAAAGTAAAAGAAGAGAGCAAACCTCCGCCCAAAGCTGCTTTCAAAGAGCCCAAGCTGACGCTGAAGGAGCCCAAGATGGAAGGAACAAGTCCTAAAGGAGGTGGTCcgggtggaggaggaggaggaggaggtggaggaggaggaggaggaggaggaggaggtggaggagcgggAGCGACAGAGAGCAAATCAGCAAGCAAGCGCCCTTCCAATGCCGACTCGCCCAAATCCAGCATTAAGAAGCCCAAAAAGGGAGGCGGAGAAAGCCAGAAAAGTACAGGAGGCGGGGTTTTTCCAGGCACCTCCCCTCGCGTCtcatcatcctcttcctcctcctccatggCTCCAGCTTCGGGTTTTGGAGAGAAGAAGAACTCGAAGCAAAGAGGGTGCTGGATGAAGGGCAAACCCGAGACCCCGGAGGTCAAAGAGCAGAAGAAGCCGCCCGAGTCAGACGAGTCGAACTCTGACGACGAGCTCTCGTCCAAGTCTGAG CAGTCGGCTCCCTCCAGTCCGTCGAACTCCAGCTCCAGTTCGGAGTCCAGCTCTGACTCAGACTTTGAGCCGCAACAGAAACAAGGCCAAG GACCTCTGCGCTCCATGGTGGAGGACATGCAGTCCGAGGAGTCTGACGAAGACGACAGCAGCTCGGATGAAGAGACGCCGGTGAAGAACAACCCCCCTAACCGTGACTCCAG GCTGAGTTTAGACAGCGAGAGTGACAGCAGCGATGGACCTCACCGACCCAGCCGAGACCCGCCTCCCCCTGCGCCCAAACACACCTCCGCCTCCAATAATAATAAG GTGACGGGGAGGAAAAGTCCCGACCCGTGCCTGAGGCAGGAGAAGGTTATGAAGAAGGGCTACGACAAGGTAGGAAGG gCTTACACAGAGGAGTTAGTGGACCTCCATCGCAGACTAATGGCACTGAGAGAGCGAAATGTcctacagcag ATCGTGAACCTGATCGAGGAAACGGGCCACTTCAACGTCACCAACACCACGTTCGACTTCGACCTGTTCTCGCTGGACGAGTCGACCGTGCGCAAACTGCAGAGCTACCTCGAGGCCACGGCCACGTGA
- the mllt1a gene encoding protein ENL isoform X1: MEDQCTVQVKLELGHRAQLRKKATSEGFTHDWMVFVRGPENSDIQHFVDKVIFRLHDSFPKPKRVCKEPPYKVEESGYAGFLMPIEVYFKNKEEPKKVLFNYDLFLNLEGNPPVNHLRCEKLTFNNPTRDFRKKLVRAGGIIVVPEGAELVSRPSPDYPMLPTIPLSAFSDPKKSKSSQGPKELTKDNSGISKAPKPHKLAKEHRERPRKDSESKSSSKGEPERDSGSSKGSREPSSFSSSSSSKKPEIKVKEESKPPPKAAFKEPKLTLKEPKMEGTSPKGGGPGGGGGGGGGGGGGGGGGGGGAGATESKSASKRPSNADSPKSSIKKPKKGGGESQKSTGGGVFPGTSPRVSSSSSSSSMAPASGFGEKKNSKQRGCWMKGKPETPEVKEQKKPPESDESNSDDELSSKSEVRARSALQMQSAPSSPSNSSSSSESSSDSDFEPQQKQGQGPLRSMVEDMQSEESDEDDSSSDEETPVKNNPPNRDSRLSLDSESDSSDGPHRPSRDPPPPAPKHTSASNNNKVTGRKSPDPCLRQEKVMKKGYDKVGRAYTEELVDLHRRLMALRERNVLQQIVNLIEETGHFNVTNTTFDFDLFSLDESTVRKLQSYLEATAT, encoded by the exons ATGGAGGATCAG tGCACAGTACAGGTGAAGCTGGAACTGGGCCACCGTGCTCAGCTGCGGAAGAAGGCCACGTCCGAAGGCTTCACACACGACTGGATGGTGTTCGTCCGAGGGCCGGAGAACAGCGACATCCAGCACTTTGTAGACAAAGTCATCTTCCGCCTGCACGACAGCTTCCCCAAGCCCAAGAGAG TGTGTAAGGAGCCTCCATATAAAGTAGAAGAGTCAGGATATGCAGGATTTCTAATGCCTATAGAAGTCTACTTTAAAAACAAG GAGGAGCCGAAGAAGGTTCTCTTTAACTACGACCTCTTCCTGAACCTGGAGGGCAACCCGCCTGTCAATCACCTGCGCTGTGAGAAACTCACCTTCAACAACCCGACCCGAGACTTCCGCAAGAAACTGGTCAGAGCtggagga ATCATCGTGGTGCCTGAGGGGGCGGAGCTGGTGTCCAGGCCGAGTCCAGACTACCCCATGCTTCCCACAATCCCTCTGTCTGCCTTCTCCGACCCCAAGAAGAGCAAAAGCTCCCAGGGGCCCAAG gaACTCACTAAAGATAACAGCGGCATTTCTAAAGCCCCCAAACCTCACAAGCTGGCCAAGGAGCACCGCGAGCGTCCACGGAAAGACTCCGAGAGCAAGAGCTCGTCTAAGGGAGAACCCGAACGAGACAGCGGCAGCAGCAAAGGCAGCCGCGAGCCTTCGTCgttctcctcatcctcctcttcaaAGAAGCCTGAGATCAAAGTAAAAGAAGAGAGCAAACCTCCGCCCAAAGCTGCTTTCAAAGAGCCCAAGCTGACGCTGAAGGAGCCCAAGATGGAAGGAACAAGTCCTAAAGGAGGTGGTCcgggtggaggaggaggaggaggaggtggaggaggaggaggaggaggaggaggaggtggaggagcgggAGCGACAGAGAGCAAATCAGCAAGCAAGCGCCCTTCCAATGCCGACTCGCCCAAATCCAGCATTAAGAAGCCCAAAAAGGGAGGCGGAGAAAGCCAGAAAAGTACAGGAGGCGGGGTTTTTCCAGGCACCTCCCCTCGCGTCtcatcatcctcttcctcctcctccatggCTCCAGCTTCGGGTTTTGGAGAGAAGAAGAACTCGAAGCAAAGAGGGTGCTGGATGAAGGGCAAACCCGAGACCCCGGAGGTCAAAGAGCAGAAGAAGCCGCCCGAGTCAGACGAGTCGAACTCTGACGACGAGCTCTCGTCCAAGTCTGAGGTCAGAGCGAGATCAGCGCTGCAGATG CAGTCGGCTCCCTCCAGTCCGTCGAACTCCAGCTCCAGTTCGGAGTCCAGCTCTGACTCAGACTTTGAGCCGCAACAGAAACAAGGCCAAG GACCTCTGCGCTCCATGGTGGAGGACATGCAGTCCGAGGAGTCTGACGAAGACGACAGCAGCTCGGATGAAGAGACGCCGGTGAAGAACAACCCCCCTAACCGTGACTCCAG GCTGAGTTTAGACAGCGAGAGTGACAGCAGCGATGGACCTCACCGACCCAGCCGAGACCCGCCTCCCCCTGCGCCCAAACACACCTCCGCCTCCAATAATAATAAG GTGACGGGGAGGAAAAGTCCCGACCCGTGCCTGAGGCAGGAGAAGGTTATGAAGAAGGGCTACGACAAGGTAGGAAGG gCTTACACAGAGGAGTTAGTGGACCTCCATCGCAGACTAATGGCACTGAGAGAGCGAAATGTcctacagcag ATCGTGAACCTGATCGAGGAAACGGGCCACTTCAACGTCACCAACACCACGTTCGACTTCGACCTGTTCTCGCTGGACGAGTCGACCGTGCGCAAACTGCAGAGCTACCTCGAGGCCACGGCCACGTGA
- the mllt1a gene encoding protein ENL isoform X2: MEDQCTVQVKLELGHRAQLRKKATSEGFTHDWMVFVRGPENSDIQHFVDKVIFRLHDSFPKPKRVCKEPPYKVEESGYAGFLMPIEVYFKNKEEPKKVLFNYDLFLNLEGNPPVNHLRCEKLTFNNPTRDFRKKLVRAGGIIVVPEGAELVSRPSPDYPMLPTIPLSAFSDPKKSKSSQGPKELTKDNSGISKAPKPHKLAKEHRERPRKDSESKSSSKGEPERDSGSSKGSREPSSFSSSSSSKKPEIKVKEESKPPPKAAFKEPKLTLKEPKMEGTSPKGGGPGGGGGGGGGGGGGGGGGGGGAGATESKSASKRPSNADSPKSSIKKPKKGGGESQKSTGGGVFPGTSPRVSSSSSSSSMAPASGFGEKKNSKQRGCWMKGKPETPEVKEQKKPPESDESNSDDELSSKSEVRARSALQMSAPSSPSNSSSSSESSSDSDFEPQQKQGQGPLRSMVEDMQSEESDEDDSSSDEETPVKNNPPNRDSRLSLDSESDSSDGPHRPSRDPPPPAPKHTSASNNNKVTGRKSPDPCLRQEKVMKKGYDKVGRAYTEELVDLHRRLMALRERNVLQQIVNLIEETGHFNVTNTTFDFDLFSLDESTVRKLQSYLEATAT; this comes from the exons ATGGAGGATCAG tGCACAGTACAGGTGAAGCTGGAACTGGGCCACCGTGCTCAGCTGCGGAAGAAGGCCACGTCCGAAGGCTTCACACACGACTGGATGGTGTTCGTCCGAGGGCCGGAGAACAGCGACATCCAGCACTTTGTAGACAAAGTCATCTTCCGCCTGCACGACAGCTTCCCCAAGCCCAAGAGAG TGTGTAAGGAGCCTCCATATAAAGTAGAAGAGTCAGGATATGCAGGATTTCTAATGCCTATAGAAGTCTACTTTAAAAACAAG GAGGAGCCGAAGAAGGTTCTCTTTAACTACGACCTCTTCCTGAACCTGGAGGGCAACCCGCCTGTCAATCACCTGCGCTGTGAGAAACTCACCTTCAACAACCCGACCCGAGACTTCCGCAAGAAACTGGTCAGAGCtggagga ATCATCGTGGTGCCTGAGGGGGCGGAGCTGGTGTCCAGGCCGAGTCCAGACTACCCCATGCTTCCCACAATCCCTCTGTCTGCCTTCTCCGACCCCAAGAAGAGCAAAAGCTCCCAGGGGCCCAAG gaACTCACTAAAGATAACAGCGGCATTTCTAAAGCCCCCAAACCTCACAAGCTGGCCAAGGAGCACCGCGAGCGTCCACGGAAAGACTCCGAGAGCAAGAGCTCGTCTAAGGGAGAACCCGAACGAGACAGCGGCAGCAGCAAAGGCAGCCGCGAGCCTTCGTCgttctcctcatcctcctcttcaaAGAAGCCTGAGATCAAAGTAAAAGAAGAGAGCAAACCTCCGCCCAAAGCTGCTTTCAAAGAGCCCAAGCTGACGCTGAAGGAGCCCAAGATGGAAGGAACAAGTCCTAAAGGAGGTGGTCcgggtggaggaggaggaggaggaggtggaggaggaggaggaggaggaggaggaggtggaggagcgggAGCGACAGAGAGCAAATCAGCAAGCAAGCGCCCTTCCAATGCCGACTCGCCCAAATCCAGCATTAAGAAGCCCAAAAAGGGAGGCGGAGAAAGCCAGAAAAGTACAGGAGGCGGGGTTTTTCCAGGCACCTCCCCTCGCGTCtcatcatcctcttcctcctcctccatggCTCCAGCTTCGGGTTTTGGAGAGAAGAAGAACTCGAAGCAAAGAGGGTGCTGGATGAAGGGCAAACCCGAGACCCCGGAGGTCAAAGAGCAGAAGAAGCCGCCCGAGTCAGACGAGTCGAACTCTGACGACGAGCTCTCGTCCAAGTCTGAGGTCAGAGCGAGATCAGCGCTGCAGATG TCGGCTCCCTCCAGTCCGTCGAACTCCAGCTCCAGTTCGGAGTCCAGCTCTGACTCAGACTTTGAGCCGCAACAGAAACAAGGCCAAG GACCTCTGCGCTCCATGGTGGAGGACATGCAGTCCGAGGAGTCTGACGAAGACGACAGCAGCTCGGATGAAGAGACGCCGGTGAAGAACAACCCCCCTAACCGTGACTCCAG GCTGAGTTTAGACAGCGAGAGTGACAGCAGCGATGGACCTCACCGACCCAGCCGAGACCCGCCTCCCCCTGCGCCCAAACACACCTCCGCCTCCAATAATAATAAG GTGACGGGGAGGAAAAGTCCCGACCCGTGCCTGAGGCAGGAGAAGGTTATGAAGAAGGGCTACGACAAGGTAGGAAGG gCTTACACAGAGGAGTTAGTGGACCTCCATCGCAGACTAATGGCACTGAGAGAGCGAAATGTcctacagcag ATCGTGAACCTGATCGAGGAAACGGGCCACTTCAACGTCACCAACACCACGTTCGACTTCGACCTGTTCTCGCTGGACGAGTCGACCGTGCGCAAACTGCAGAGCTACCTCGAGGCCACGGCCACGTGA